The Rubricoccus marinus nucleotide sequence AACTGGCCGCAGCGTTCGAGATCGGCCGGCGGGTGGAGGCGGCCCCGCCAGAGGCCCGCGTCACGGTCCGCAGCCCGGCGGACGTGGCGGCGGCGTACGGCCCACGCCTGCGCGACCTCCCGCGCGAGGTGTTCGTCGTGGTCCACCTCAGCACGGCCAACGTGATCCAGAGCGAGCACACGCTGACCACAGGCGGCCTGGCCGCGTCCATCGTGGAGCCGCGGCAGGTGTTCCAGCGCGCCATTCTGGAGAACGCCGCGAGCGTAATCTGTCTCCACAACCACCCCAGCGGCAACCCCGAGCCCTCGCGCGAGGACGTGGCGATCACGAAGCAGCTCTGCGAGGCCGGCGCCGTGCTCGGCATCCCGGTCCACGATCACGTCATTATCGCGGGCCGCGGCTACACGTCGCTCAAGGAGCGGGGGCTGATGTGACTGGAGGGATGCGGGATGGAGGGATGGGGGCCTCTGGCGCCAGAGGCTCAGTCGCCAATCGGCGAGCCGGGCGGGGTGCGGACGGGGCGCGGCGCCATCTCCGGGTCGTAGTCGCGGTCCAGAAAGCGCTCGATGTCCGCGGCGAGCCACGCGGCGTGGGCGGCGTCCTCGGAGCCGCCAGAGGCCGCGGCGTACCGGCCATGGAGGTCGCGCAGCGCGGCCTCGGTGCGCGCGCGGACGGCGGGCGCCGCGGAGCGGTCGGCGGCCAGGCCCATCAATGCCTGCGTCCACGCCGTGTGGACCGTGCGGCGGATCTCCTGCTCGTACGCGCCAGAGGCTGGCATGGCAGCAAGCGCCTCTTGCGTGCGCGCGAAGATGTCCCTCAGGCCCGGCTGCGACGCGTCGAGGTCGTGCTGGTAGACGAGGCGCGCGGCGCGCTCGCGGTCGAGGAGGAACGAGAGCACCATGTTCGCCGCCGTCTCGGCCGGCGCGATGGGGTCGAGCGTGACGCCCGTCCGCCGGTCGAATCGCTCGCGGCCGTCGTAGTAGCCTGGCGGGCGCGGCGGGATGAGCTGGAGGGCCGCTGGCGGCAGCGCGAGCTCCGACGGCGCGAGCGTCGCCAGAAGCGCGTCCAGCGCCTCGCGCTGCACCGCTCCCGGGACCGCCTCTGGCGCTGCGGCGCCGTCGCCGCGGGCGGAGTAGGCGTAGCTCACCCCGCCGACGAGGTGGGCGGTCGCCTCCACTTGGTAGCGGTGGCGGAGGTAGAGCGGCACGAGGACCTCTTCGAGCGTCGCCAAAGGCCGCCCGTCGCGGATGGTGGCCTCGGAGAAGCGGTCGAGCGCGATCCGGCGGACGGCCATCTCGTCGCGCAGCGATTGCACGGCGTCGGAGCCGTTGTCCCAGAGCGCGGCGACCGGGCTGGCGGCGCCCGAGGGCCGCGCGTCGTAGTCCGTGATGTAGAGGAGGCCGCGGTCCTGGTTCTCGCGCAGGATCTGCTCCAACTCCGAGGCCTCTGGCGTGTAGCCGTAGCGGACGGCCTGCACGTCCCACGCGCCGAGCCCCACGCCGTAGGCGTCCCCTACGTCGATGCCAGATCCCGCGACCGTCGCCAGAGGCGCCGGGTAGTCCATGACCGACTCGCGCCCGACGGCGCTGGCGGCGAAGTTGTGCGCGAGGCCGATCGTGTGGCCGACCTCGTGCGCCGAGAGCTGGCGGATGCGCGCGAGCGCGAGTTGCAGCATCGGGTCGTCGGCCTCTTGCGCGAAGCCGCCCGCGTCGGCGCCCGCGTAGGGCGCCAGAAGCCCCTCGGCGATGAGGTAGTCCTGGCGCACGCGCAGCGAGCCCAGGGAGACGTGGCCCTTGATGATCTCGCCCGTGCGTGGGTCCACGACGGAGGCGCCGTAGCTCCAGCCACGCGTGGACCGGTGCACCCACTGGATGGTGCTGTAGCGCGCGTCCAGCGGGTCGATGGAGTCGGGCCGGACCTCGACGCGGTAGCCGTCGCGGAAGCCCGCGGCCTCGAAGGCCTCGGCCCACCACCGGGCGCCGTCGAGCAGCGCGCCGCGGACGGGCTCGGGCGTGCCGGGGTCCAGGTAGTACACGATGGGCTCCTTCACGTCGCAGAGGCCGCTGGCGTCGGGCGGAGTGGCGCACTCCAAGCGGTGGCGCGTGAGAAGACGTTGGCGCGTGTCCTCGCCGATTGGAGCGGCGTAGTCGGCGTAGGTGAGGGGGAAGTAGCCCGCGCGCGGGTCGAAGGCGCGCGGCTCGTAGCCGGGCTCCGGGAGCGCCACAAACGAGTGCCGGATGCGGACGGTGACCGCGTTGGGGTCGGCAGCGACGCTCCGCACCTCGCGTCCCGGGTTGTCGCCTGTAAACGTCAGCCGCGCCTCCAACTCCGTGTTGCGCGGAAACGCCTTGAGCATCGCGGGGACGGGCGCGCTGCGGGACTTGTCCAGCGAGAAGGTGCCCTCGCCAGAGGCTCGGAGCGTTTGGGCCACGCCGTGCGCGTCGCGCACCAGGAAGTCCGTCACGTCGATCAGGGTCCGTCCGTCGGTCTCGGC carries:
- a CDS encoding zinc-dependent metalloprotease, with the protein product MRLAALVLLTALVGCSATAPASPEAPSAGASGATPGAKADGLPSIAAATEGMDRRDGLFPVYWDAGAGKVWLEIPAMEQDFLYVNSLAAGLGSNDIGLDRSQLGGTRLVRFERVGPKVLMVQPNLDYRAATDNPAEEPAVREAFAEGVTWGFTASAETDGRTLIDVTDFLVRDAHGVAQTLRASGEGTFSLDKSRSAPVPAMLKAFPRNTELEARLTFTGDNPGREVRSVAADPNAVTVRIRHSFVALPEPGYEPRAFDPRAGYFPLTYADYAAPIGEDTRQRLLTRHRLECATPPDASGLCDVKEPIVYYLDPGTPEPVRGALLDGARWWAEAFEAAGFRDGYRVEVRPDSIDPLDARYSTIQWVHRSTRGWSYGASVVDPRTGEIIKGHVSLGSLRVRQDYLIAEGLLAPYAGADAGGFAQEADDPMLQLALARIRQLSAHEVGHTIGLAHNFAASAVGRESVMDYPAPLATVAGSGIDVGDAYGVGLGAWDVQAVRYGYTPEASELEQILRENQDRGLLYITDYDARPSGAASPVAALWDNGSDAVQSLRDEMAVRRIALDRFSEATIRDGRPLATLEEVLVPLYLRHRYQVEATAHLVGGVSYAYSARGDGAAAPEAVPGAVQREALDALLATLAPSELALPPAALQLIPPRPPGYYDGRERFDRRTGVTLDPIAPAETAANMVLSFLLDRERAARLVYQHDLDASQPGLRDIFARTQEALAAMPASGAYEQEIRRTVHTAWTQALMGLAADRSAAPAVRARTEAALRDLHGRYAAASGGSEDAAHAAWLAADIERFLDRDYDPEMAPRPVRTPPGSPIGD
- the radC gene encoding RadC family protein, translated to MSDSPLLSTSLDRTIREPVEEPEVAVDYVALKDRNADEQPREKLLARGPAALSDAELIGLIFGTGTRVGGRSLSAVELGQVLIRAYGSLAKLARREAAQVAKATKGVGPAKAAQLAAAFEIGRRVEAAPPEARVTVRSPADVAAAYGPRLRDLPREVFVVVHLSTANVIQSEHTLTTGGLAASIVEPRQVFQRAILENAASVICLHNHPSGNPEPSREDVAITKQLCEAGAVLGIPVHDHVIIAGRGYTSLKERGLM